GAGAAAGAGTGTCTTTCTCGATGTCGACCCTTCGGTATGTGTGCGTAGTGGCGTATTGCAAGACCTGTTAGAAGGACGAACGCGTCAGAGTCTCTCTATAATGGTAGCAATCCCCATGCCGAGACCGATACACATCGTGCAACATCCATAGCGGCCATTGGTTCGCTCAAGATCGTCAAGTAGCGTTCCAAGGAGAATTGCACCCGTAGCTCCCAGAGGGTGCCCAAGCGCGATTGCCCCACCACTGACATTCACCTGGTCTTGCTCAATTTGCAGCTCCCGCATGGTAACGAGCGGAACTGGAGCAAATGCTTCATTAATCTCCCAAAGGTCGATGTCTTTTACGGAGAGATTCGCTCGCTCCAAGACCTGGCGACTGGCTTCGATTGGGCCGGTAAGCATGATACGCGGTGGTGAACCAATAACTGCCATACTCACGATTCGAGCACGTGGCTTTAGCTGATGTTCCTTCACTGCTCTTTCGCTTGAAAGAAGAATTGCAGCAGCGCCGTCTACTATGGCAGAGGCATTCCCAGCCGTTATTACGCCATTTTCTTTAAAGACAGTTTTTAATCCAGCAAGTGCTTCGAGCGTTGTCGTTGGGCGCGGATTGTTGTCCTGCTCGAGAGTGAGGTGTTCGTTTGTTTCGAGGTCCTGATATGGAACACCGATAAGACTGTTTGCAAATCTATTATCAGCAGCAGCCTCTTTTGCTTTCATTTGTGATTGATAAGCAAATTGGTCAAGCTCATCTCTTGAGAGTCCGAATTCCTCCGCTAAAATCTCCGCGGATTCTCCCTGCTGGACTAAATCCGCGTGATGTTTCTTGAGCGCTGGGCTTTCCTCTCCACCGAGGTCTGAGAACATCGGAACCCGAGTCATATGCTCAAGG
This genomic stretch from bacterium harbors:
- a CDS encoding thiolase family protein, with translation MSQSQTAYIIDTCRTPRAKRKGAFQSVHPIDLMTHPLNGITQRNALSPELIEDVILGCVTQVGEQGWCVARASVLGAGWPITVPGTTINRLCGSGQQATNFGASMIQSGNADLIISGGLEHMTRVPMFSDLGGEESPALKKHHADLVQQGESAEILAEEFGLSRDELDQFAYQSQMKAKEAAADNRFANSLIGVPYQDLETNEHLTLEQDNNPRPTTTLEALAGLKTVFKENGVITAGNASAIVDGAAAILLSSERAVKEHQLKPRARIVSMAVIGSPPRIMLTGPIEASRQVLERANLSVKDIDLWEINEAFAPVPLVTMRELQIEQDQVNVSGGAIALGHPLGATGAILLGTLLDDLERTNGRYGCCTMCIGLGMGIATIIERL